GGTGGGCTTCTTCAGCCAGACGGGTATCCAGTTCTTGTTGAGCTTTTCGCGAACTTCCTTAAGATCGGGGCCAATCTTCTTCATGTCGCGCAGCAGGGAAGAGGAGCGGAGGTCGAGCTGCTCGATGCGGCCCGCGATCTTGCTGTTTTCGACGCGCAAGGCCTCAGCGCGCTGATTGAGGCGGTTGGCTTCGTCGTTGGTTTCGGCGGTATCCGCCTGCTTCATGGAGATGGAAGCTTCGCGCAGGTTGTCGCGCTGCTGCTGCTCCATCTGCTTGATCTGCTGGCCAATGTTGAGCAGCTCTTCGGGTTCGCGATCGTAGCCTTCGTAGCGGTGGCATCCGTTGCAGCCGCGCTGGCGGAAGAGGAACTTGCCGTCGCTGATGGTCTGGCCGACGGCGCCGGCCTGGAGGAACATGTCGGCCTGGTGACAGGTCTGGCAGCCGGCTTCGACGTTGGCTTTTCGGAATAGCGGCCAGAGCCAGTGCTCGTAGTAGCCATGCGCTTTTTCGACGCTGGTGGTGGCGCGGCCATTGCCTTGATGACAGGGCGAGCAGCCGAACTTGTCGGGGTCGTGGACCTTGAGCAGTTCAGGCTCAGGATGGCTGGTGAAGGCAAGCGCGTACTCGTCGGGAGACTTGCTTCCCTTGGGAGTCATCAGCGCGGCGGTGATGCGAACGGGCTCGCGCGCGCCCATGTGGCAGGACTCGCAGCGGTCCACGATGTTGGCTTCCGCGACGTTGATCTGGACGATCTTGGGATCCCAGTCGGCGGTCTTGTTCTGCAGACCGCGAAGAGCATCGGGGGTGAGCGACACCATGTGTTCCTTGATCCAGGTGTCGCGGGCAAGCTTGGCCTCGTTGATGGGCTTGAGCAGATCGCCGAGCTCGCCGCCGAGCCGGCCCTTTTCGTCCTTCAGCTGGTTGTAGGTTTCTTCGAGTTGCTGAAAGTTGTATTTTTTGCGGGTGCCGTCGGGATAGACCACCTCAAATTGCTGCGCCTTGTACTTGTCGAGGTTCTTCTGCTTGGAGGCTTTGCCGCTGGCGCTGTCGTCGGTTTCGAGCTCATAGGTAAGGGCGTTGACGTAGGCGCGCTTGTCGGTAAAGACGCTTTGGACGGCGAGAATGTTGGCGGAAGTGGCGGCGAGCTTCTGGTTGAGTTCCTCGATCCGGGGTTGGGCCGACTTGTAGGCGGACTGGTAGGCATCGTCGAGGGCGTGGTAGTCGGGATTGGTCTCCAGTTCTTTTTCCGACTGCGCCGATTGCGAGCGTGCCTGCTTGAGGAACGCGACATAGCGATCCTGGAAAGCGCGCTGGTAGCGCTTCCATGGACGCTGGCCGTAAGCCTCGTCCCACATGGCCCATAATAACGTCCCGATCAGCACCACGATAGCGATGGTGTAGTGCAAGGCGTAGGATCTGGTCGTGATCGGGTCTTGCTCGGGAATTTGATCTTCCGGCACCGAATCTTCCTCCTACAAAACAGGGCCCGTGTCGTCCCTAAAAAGGTTTCACGTTTCAAGTTTCACGAGGGGCGAATCGATATACGTTTCGCTGATCCTGGCAACGTGAAACGTGAAACTCGAAACCTGAAACGTCATATATTGAACCAGGGCGTAATCCAAACATACTTGATGTGCAGCGCCAGTCGCAGCAGGATCTTGATGGGCAGAGCGAGCATGATCAGCATCAGGCCCATCGTGATCTGGTATTGAATCAGGCTCATGCGTTTCCAATCCTTCGGCATGCGGCGGCGGAAGAGCGCGGTCATCACGAAGCCGCCCACCGCGAAATAGCCGAGCACAATGATGGCGCCGAAAATCCCCTTGCCCAGGTTGGAGGTGATGCCGAATAAGTCCGGCAAGTCACGATTCACCTCGTAAATTAAGCGATTGTGGTCCCAGGTCTGGCCGGGCCAGAACCACTGCCATCCCGGACCGCGAATAAAGGTGCCGATGATGATCATCGAGACCCACAAAACGAGGAAGCCGAAACAGAAGGTGGCGATGGAAAACTTGCGCTGCTTCACGGTGTAGTAGCCGGCGCCCAGCGGATTGGTGTCGATGTAAGGAATCACCATCAAGCCGATGATGATGAGCGTGGGCATGACCACGCCTGCGATCCAGGGATCAAAGTAGACCAGCATTTCCTGCAGGCCGAGGAAGTACCAGGGCGCCTTGGCAGGATTCATCGTTAAATTGGGATTGGCAGGCTCTTCCAGCGGCGCGCTCATGGTGATGGACCAGACCATGAGGATGATAGTGACGATAATCGCGGCCAGGAATTCCATCCTCAGCAGGTAGGGCCAGACGTGGACTTCCTTCTGCCATCCGGGGCGGAAAGGCCAGGCCTTGCGATGGTGGGTTTTGGCGAGCGCGGGGTCGGCCTCGAGCTGCTCGATGAGCTGGTCGTTGGCCTTGGCCTGGCGCACCGCCAGCCAGGCATAAAACAGCACAAGCGGCAGCAGTGCCGTAATGGGGATGTTGTCAGGCGTGGTGGCGATCGTCCAGAGCTGGTGCAAATTCATAAGAAAACCTGAGTTTCAATGTTTCAAAGTTTCAATGTTTCAAGGTCACTCATCGCGAAACTTTGAAACACAGAAACTTTGAAACGTCCTTTACGTTCCTGCCGCCGATTGGGCGCGGCGCGGCTTATCGGCTTCGGAAGTAAGCATGACCGGGGCAGGGCCGGAGATGCCGCCATCCTTACGCACGCGCCAGAAGTGCACGATCATGAACACGGAAGCGATGATCGGGATGGCAATGCAATGCCAGATGTAGGCCCGCAGCAGGGCATTGGCGTCCACGATGGAGCCGCCCAGCAGGCCGAAGCGAACGTCGTTGTAAGGCGTCATGCCGAGTTGCGGACCGAATGGACCTTCATGGCCGAGCAGCGGCGTCGCGCGCGCCATGTTGGTTCCCACGGTAACGGCCCAGAACCCGAGTTGATCGTCCGGCAGCAGGTAACCGGTGAAGGAAAGCAGCAGCGTGAGCACGAGCAGGATGACGCCGACGTTCCAGTTGAACTCGCGGGGCTTCTTGTAGCTGCCGGTGAGGAAGACGCGGAACATGTGCAGCTCGACGGCAATCACCATCAGGTGGGCGGCCCAGCGATGCATGTTGCGCAGAATCTTGCCGAAGGGAACGTCGTGCTCCAGGTAAAGGACGTCGCGGAAGGCCTGCACCTTGGTCGGGTGGTAATAGAACATCAGCAGCACGCCGGTGAAGGTGAGGACGATGAAAAGGTAGAAGGTGATGCCGCCCATGCCCCAGGTGAAGGGATAGCGCACGGCGTCACGATTGATCTTGGCCGGGTGCAGGTGCAGGAAGACGTTGGACAGCACGCCGAGGGCGCGATTGCGCGGCGTCTCGTCGTGCTTATGGCGGAAGATCGAGGTATAGACCTGGGTCTTGGTCGGGTCCTTGAGGCCCTCGATCTGCTCCTTGACCTTGCCGGGCATTTCGGTGCGGAAGGCTTCGACCTCTTCCTTAACGAAAACGCCGACACCCTTTTTACCGTTCTTCGGCGCGGAACCATCGCCCGCGTTCGAGGGCGAAGGAGCTCCCGCTCCATTTCCGCCTGTAACCTTCACATCATCGTCGGCCATAACACCTCGGAAACTGACTGTCAGTCTTTCAATCGTTCATGGTTGCGCGGATCGACCGACAGACTGATGACAGAAAAACTCATACCGACAGGAACGCTCCCGGATCGTCGAAATGACTGGCCTGTCCCTTGGGCCACTGGTAAAGGCGGCTGACATCGACCAGCACCTGGCCGTCGGGAGCGATCTCGACATGGGCGCGGTCCATCGGCCGGGGCGCCGGGCCTTCGAAGTTGACGCCTTCGCTGTCGTAGCCGCTGCCATGGCAGGGACACTTGAACTTGTTCTCGCTGGGCTTCCAGTCGGGAGTGCAGCCCAGGTGCGTGCACTTGGCGTAAATCACGAACAGGCGTCCGGGGATGCGGTCCACCCAGATGCGGTATCGCTGCTGGAACTTGGTATCGACGCCGAGGCCGAAGTCGGAGGGATAACCGATCTTGAAGACCGTGCTCGGCTCGAACAAAGTACGCGGCAGGAAGAAGCGAAAAAAGGCCAGCAACCAGGTCGCGAGGAAGGCAATGACGCCGGTCCACACCAGGCGCCGGCGCGCGATGTCAGCTTCAGTGCCGATTTTTCCGGCGCTGCTGATGCCTCCTGCAGCGGCAGCTTTCGAGGTGCCGACGGCGGGCGTGCCGACATACCGAGTGGCCGCGCCGGTGCGCGCTGTCGGCGGCACATTGGGCATCACGGCAGCGGGTTTCGCAGCCGCAGGAGCAGCGGGCCGGGCTGCCGCGGGGGCAGCGGTAGCGGCGGCAGGCCCTGCGGGGGCGGCCGCAGGCGGAGCTTCGCCGAGAAGAAGTGCGACGTCCGTATCAGTGAGCGGCGGAAGGTTATTGCGCTTGCGGCGGGCCTGCTCGGCGGCGATGGAAGACTTGCTCCACTTGAAGCCGCCGTTCATCAGCTCAACGGCGGCGGGGCTGGGGGTGGCGGAAATTGCGGCGGGTGGAGCGGAAACAGCAGCGGGAGGTGCAGGCGCTGCGGCGGGGGCAGGGGCGGCGGCGGCAGGAGCAGCGGGTGCGTCGCCGCGCTCGAATGACATGGGCTGGCCGGCCCTGAGGGCTTCGACGTCTTCCTCCGAGATCAGCGGCAAGCCGGAACGCTTGCGATAAGCCTGCTCGGCGGCGATCACGGAATTGTTCAGTGGCTTGCGCGGCCAGGCGGGAAGCCGGCCGAGTTCACCGCCGGCCACAACCTTGGATGCCTCATCAACCATTCTTTAATACCCCTTTGCCACAGCCCGCATGGGTGGAGCGGCGAATGCAGGTTCCTTTCTCATGCCCGGGACACAGGCGGTAACCAGTTGCGCCAACGCGCCGATGAAAATGGGCGAGTCGTTCAGGCCCTCGGTCATCTTGAAGCGGGTAATGCCGGCGGCGGTGGCGAGTTCCCGGGCTTCATGATTGATCTCGCCGAGAGTTTCGACATGGTCGGAAACAAACGAGATGGGAACCACGCAGACGTCCTTGATGCCGGCGGCGCCGAGTTCGCGGAGGGTGGAGCGCAAGGAAGGCTGCAGCCATTTGCTGGCGCCAACCTTGCTCTGGTAACAGAGGCGGTGACAGTTCAACCATCCGCCGCGCTTCTTGACCAGTGCGACCGTCTCTTCAATCTGGCGCTGGTAGGGATCGCCCTGCTCGATGACGGACACGGGAACACTGTGGGCGCTGAAGACGAGGACGACGTCGTCGGGATCCGGGAAGCGGGCGAGCGTGTCCTCGATGCGCTCGACCAAGGCGTCCAGATAAAGGCTGTTGCGATAAAAGTCGTTGACCAGGGAAACCTGGCGCCCGGCGGCGGAAAATTTCCGGGTCCACTCGTTGAGGCTGCTGCCGGTCGTAGTCCTGGAGTACTGCGGGTACATAGGGAGCAAGACGATATTATCGCATTGCGATGCATCGAGGGCGGCGACAGCCTCCTCGGTGAAGGGATGCCAGTAACGCATGGCGACGAAACAGCGGGCATCGAGACCTTCGGCGCAGAGACGTTTTTCCAGGGCCGAGGCCTGGCGCTCGGTGAGGCGGCGGATGGGGGAGCAGCCTCCGATCGCCTGGTAATGGTGCTGAACCTTGCGGGCGCGGGCGACGGAGATCAGCTTCGCCAGCGGCTTTCGGCCGAGGCGCGCCAAGGGAAAATCGATGATATCGGGATCGCAAAAAAGGTTATAGAGGAAGGGCTCGATGGCATCGAGCGAGTCTGGGCCGCCGAGTTGAAACAAGACCACACCTGTACGACGGTTTGTCCTCACCATCCGGAAAAGCACCCCACAGCGCAGCAGGGCATGATATTCAAAACGTCTGCTGCTCGTCAAACGACGCGGCGGGAATCACTGCCCTGAAAGCCGCGCTGGCTGCGGGTTTCGAAGGGGCACGATTTTATCGGAAGGAGAACGCTCCAGGTTTCGCGTTGCGCGTTTCACGTTCGCGACGACAATCAGGCGGTGGTGGAGGCAAAGGGTTGAAAACCGGTTCGTCGGAGCAGGTCACGCTTGACGCGCGACCGGCTCGGGCGCCGCGGATTGCGGCTCGCATTGCATGGCTGCAATGACGGCGTCGGCGAACTGGGAAGTACCGGCGGTGCCGCCGACGTCGCGGGTGCGCGTGGACTTGTCGCGGTAGACCTTCTCGATGGCAGTGCGGATCCGCCAGGCGGCGTCGGATTCGCCGAGGTGGCGAAGCATCAGGATGGCGGAGCGGAGCAGGGCAGTGGGATTGGCGATATTGCGCCCGGCGATGTCGGGAGCAGAACCGTGAACCGCCTCGAAGATGGCGCAGCCCTCGCCGAAGTTGGCGCCGGGCACGACGCCAAGGCCGCCGACGAAGGCGGCGCAGAGGTCGCTGATGATGTCGCCGTAAAGATTTTCCAGCACCAGCATGTCGTACTGGTAAGGGTTGGTGACCAGTTGCATGCAGGTGTTGTCCACGATGTGCTCGCCGTAAGTGATTTCCGGGTACTCGCGGGCAACCTCGCGGGTGCAACGCAGGAACAGGCCGTCGGAAAGCTTCATGATGTTCGCCTTGTGAATGCAGTGAATGCGCTTGCGCTTGTTCTTGCGCGCGTATTCGAAGGCGAAGCGGGCGATGCGGGTGGAGGCTTTGGCGGTGATGATCTTCAGGCTCTCGACCACGCCGGGGACGACCTCGTGCTCGATTCCTGAGTAGAGTCCCTCCGTATTCTCGCGGATGATGATGAGGTCGACGTCGGGATAGCGGGTGGGAATGTGCGGCAGATTGCGAATGGGGCGGAAGTTGGCGTAAAGCTCGAAACGTTTGCGCAGGGCGACGTTGATGCTGGAGAAGCCCCCGCCGATCGGGGTGGTGATGGGACCTTTGAGCGCGACCTTGGTGCGTTCGAAGGAGTCGATCAGCGATTGCGGCAGGTACTCGTGGTATTTCTCATAGGCTTCGGCGCCGGCCTCCTGAGTGTCCCAATCAAACTTGACGCCGGTGGCCTGGAGAATGCGCACCGTGGCCGCGGTAATCTCGGGGCCAATGCCGTCGCCGGGGATGAGAGTGACTTTGTGAGCCATGAATGAATGCCGAATGCCGAACGTACTTGGATGCATAACTGCTTCTGTTCG
The DNA window shown above is from Terriglobales bacterium and carries:
- a CDS encoding cytochrome b N-terminal domain-containing protein, which translates into the protein MADDDVKVTGGNGAGAPSPSNAGDGSAPKNGKKGVGVFVKEEVEAFRTEMPGKVKEQIEGLKDPTKTQVYTSIFRHKHDETPRNRALGVLSNVFLHLHPAKINRDAVRYPFTWGMGGITFYLFIVLTFTGVLLMFYYHPTKVQAFRDVLYLEHDVPFGKILRNMHRWAAHLMVIAVELHMFRVFLTGSYKKPREFNWNVGVILLVLTLLLSFTGYLLPDDQLGFWAVTVGTNMARATPLLGHEGPFGPQLGMTPYNDVRFGLLGGSIVDANALLRAYIWHCIAIPIIASVFMIVHFWRVRKDGGISGPAPVMLTSEADKPRRAQSAAGT
- a CDS encoding Rieske 2Fe-2S domain-containing protein, encoding MVDEASKVVAGGELGRLPAWPRKPLNNSVIAAEQAYRKRSGLPLISEEDVEALRAGQPMSFERGDAPAAPAAAAPAPAAAPAPPAAVSAPPAAISATPSPAAVELMNGGFKWSKSSIAAEQARRKRNNLPPLTDTDVALLLGEAPPAAAPAGPAAATAAPAAARPAAPAAAKPAAVMPNVPPTARTGAATRYVGTPAVGTSKAAAAGGISSAGKIGTEADIARRRLVWTGVIAFLATWLLAFFRFFLPRTLFEPSTVFKIGYPSDFGLGVDTKFQQRYRIWVDRIPGRLFVIYAKCTHLGCTPDWKPSENKFKCPCHGSGYDSEGVNFEGPAPRPMDRAHVEIAPDGQVLVDVSRLYQWPKGQASHFDDPGAFLSV
- the hemH gene encoding ferrochelatase; its protein translation is MVLFQLGGPDSLDAIEPFLYNLFCDPDIIDFPLARLGRKPLAKLISVARARKVQHHYQAIGGCSPIRRLTERQASALEKRLCAEGLDARCFVAMRYWHPFTEEAVAALDASQCDNIVLLPMYPQYSRTTTGSSLNEWTRKFSAAGRQVSLVNDFYRNSLYLDALVERIEDTLARFPDPDDVVLVFSAHSVPVSVIEQGDPYQRQIEETVALVKKRGGWLNCHRLCYQSKVGASKWLQPSLRSTLRELGAAGIKDVCVVPISFVSDHVETLGEINHEARELATAAGITRFKMTEGLNDSPIFIGALAQLVTACVPGMRKEPAFAAPPMRAVAKGY
- a CDS encoding isocitrate dehydrogenase (NAD(+)), giving the protein MAHKVTLIPGDGIGPEITAATVRILQATGVKFDWDTQEAGAEAYEKYHEYLPQSLIDSFERTKVALKGPITTPIGGGFSSINVALRKRFELYANFRPIRNLPHIPTRYPDVDLIIIRENTEGLYSGIEHEVVPGVVESLKIITAKASTRIARFAFEYARKNKRKRIHCIHKANIMKLSDGLFLRCTREVAREYPEITYGEHIVDNTCMQLVTNPYQYDMLVLENLYGDIISDLCAAFVGGLGVVPGANFGEGCAIFEAVHGSAPDIAGRNIANPTALLRSAILMLRHLGESDAAWRIRTAIEKVYRDKSTRTRDVGGTAGTSQFADAVIAAMQCEPQSAAPEPVARQA